One Paracoccaceae bacterium genomic region harbors:
- a CDS encoding P-loop NTPase: protein MHKISGLEGQPIDDPGAPAMDDDSFRKLAEEARRPLGAAAPLFRAPPDVQRAAPRGPVMNLPVPVPRIEPPNPVRVWQSLAPVTLDPLRVERNGLFAKPSSHPAAAAFDILRTRTIIACQENGWRRIAVTAPRHGCGTSLVAANLGLSMARRPDARIVLLDFDLRHPALATRFGLRETNRMRDMLTGLEPVESHLLRAGNALALGLNGRAEEGAAELLQSPDTADAVTQMIDLLDPEAVIFDLPPALDSDDVMAGLALFDAVILVADGTRTTAADITACERLFSGHLPLIGVVLNRSQELSLSRPWRRRGRR from the coding sequence ATGCACAAGATATCGGGGTTGGAGGGTCAGCCGATCGACGATCCGGGGGCTCCGGCCATGGATGACGACAGCTTCCGCAAGCTCGCCGAGGAGGCGCGGCGCCCTTTGGGTGCTGCCGCGCCGCTGTTCCGTGCCCCGCCGGATGTCCAGCGTGCCGCCCCGCGCGGGCCGGTGATGAACCTGCCTGTACCCGTGCCACGCATCGAACCGCCGAACCCGGTGCGGGTCTGGCAGTCGCTTGCGCCGGTCACGCTTGACCCCTTGCGCGTGGAAAGAAACGGACTGTTCGCAAAACCGTCATCTCATCCCGCCGCTGCGGCCTTCGACATCCTGCGCACGCGAACGATCATCGCGTGCCAGGAGAACGGCTGGCGCCGGATCGCCGTCACGGCGCCGCGACATGGTTGCGGGACCTCGCTTGTCGCGGCCAACCTGGGCCTGAGCATGGCGCGGCGGCCTGATGCGCGTATCGTCCTGCTGGATTTTGACCTGCGGCACCCCGCGCTTGCCACCCGCTTCGGCCTGCGCGAGACGAACCGGATGCGCGACATGCTGACCGGGTTGGAACCCGTAGAAAGCCATCTGCTGCGTGCCGGGAACGCGCTTGCGCTTGGTCTGAACGGCCGGGCGGAGGAGGGGGCGGCCGAACTGCTGCAATCGCCGGATACGGCGGATGCGGTGACGCAGATGATCGACCTGCTTGATCCCGAGGCGGTCATCTTCGATCTGCCGCCCGCACTGGATTCGGATGACGTGATGGCGGGGCTGGCGTTGTTTGACGCCGTGATCCTGGTGGCCGACGGGACGCGCACCACCGCAGCCGACATCACGGCCTGCGAACGCCTGTTCTCGGGTCATCTGCCGCTGATCGGGGTGGTGCTGAACCGGTCGCAGGAACTGTCGTTGTCGCGCCCCTGGCGCAGGCGGGGGCGGCGCTGA